A section of the Pseudorasbora parva isolate DD20220531a chromosome 2, ASM2467924v1, whole genome shotgun sequence genome encodes:
- the micall1b.2 gene encoding MICAL-like protein 1, which translates to MCSVRALQDWCRDVCEGYSDVQITDMSSSFTDGLAFCAIIHKHRPELLDFHSLSKHNVYENMRLAFVVAERELGIPALLDPDELMCVEEPDLLSIITYISQLYCVFSGKPHDSQKIPEPGSTRTHEQTHTQFSTDVIRSSDKSVCSVCHTHVHLIQRVLVKGCLYHRSCFRCSRCRRSLLPMSFSEDSETGLLQCSYPCKPSPEHDRPTDTAETDGDRREMDGDRRETDGDRRETDRDRRETDGDTREMDGDRREMNRAMMIERHLSTSSETNIQEPPKPAPRKRAEPQEPPCPAPRSQDHHPDNVSVSSQSVVRKDHPWMKLVDPGPWFRLPPTPAPSAHSRRCPATYNPFLKDDEDESKDKEHSHLSFKTAVAHKPQTSSSVPTPSMHQAAAPAHGFPLIKRKVITDTLVSEKEVCEEQKELEECLLRLEKRGVQLEREMRRRTDENLLVDWFILIHKKNMLVRRDGELVYMLRQCRLEQRQADVEFELRCLFNKPEEDWSSDDRQREHQLMSHLLSIIQQRNDIISSLDLDRQREVEEDMMLSAVIQSTDLLTQTDKELDRFSRKFKGLQMFKASSCRTKNRSRKKNS; encoded by the exons ATGTGTTCAGTGAGAGCTCTTCAGGACTGGTGTCGAGATGTTTGTGAAGGTTACTCTGATGTTCAGATCACAGATATGAGTTCCTCATTCACAGATGGACTGGCTTTCTGTGCGATCATCCACAAACACAGACCTGAGCTACT AGATTttcactctctgtccaaacacAACGTCTACGAGAACATGCGTCTG GCATTTGTGGTTGCGGAGCGCGAGTTGGGAATTCCTGCTCTGCTGGATCCGGATGAGCTGATGTGTGTGGAAGAGCCGGATCTTCTGTCCATCATCACTTACATCTCTCAGCTCTACTGTgtcttcagtgggaaacctcaTG ATAGTCAGAAGATTCCTGAACCTGGCAGCACCAGAACACAtgaacagacacacactcag TTCTCAACAGACGTGATCAGATCTTCAGATAAAAGTGTCTGTAGTGTCTGTCACACACATGTTCATCTCATTCAGAGGGTTCTGGTGAAGGGATGCCTGTATCACCGCTCCTGCTTCAG ATGCAGTCGCTGCCGTCGCTCTCTGCTGCCGATGTCTTTCTCAGAAGACAGTGAGACAGGTTTACTCCAGTGCAGTTATCCATGCAAACCTTCTCCTGAACACGACCGGCCCACAGATACTGCTGAGACAGACGGAGACAGAAGAGAGATGGACGGAGACAGAAGAGAAACAGATGGAGACAGAAGAgaaacagacagagacagaagaGAAACAGACGGAGACACAAGAGAGATGGACGGAGACAGAAGAGAGATGAACAGGGCCATGATGATTGAAAGACATCTCTCCACCTCATCAGAGACTAACATACAAGAACCTCCCAAACCTGCTCCCAGAAAGAGGGCGGAGCCTCAGGAACCTCCTTGCCCCGCCCCCAGATCGCAGGACCATCACCCTGACAACG TCTCAGTCTCGTCTCAGAGTGTCGTCCGTAAGGATCATCCCTGGATGAAGCTGGTGGATCCGGGTCCCTGGTTTCGTCTTCCTCCGACTCCGGCTCCATCTGCTCATTCCCGCCGCTGCCCTGCGACCTATAACCCCTTCCTGAAGGATGATGAGGATGAGTCGAAGGATAAAGAG CACAGCCATCTCAGTTTCAAAACGGCAGTTGCACACAAACCACAAACCTCTTCTTCAGTTCCCACTCCCAGCATGCATCAGGCTGCAGCTCCTGCCCACGGTTTCCCGCTCATCAAGAGGAAG GTGATCACAGACACACTCGTGTCAGAGAAGGAGGTGTGTGAGGAGCAGAAGGAGCTGGAGGAGTGTCTGCTGAGGCTGGAGAAGAGAGGAGTGCAGCTGGAGAGAGAGATGAGGAGACGAACGGATG AGAATCTTCTAGTCGACTGGTTCATTCTGATTCATAAGAAGAACATGTTAGTGCGCAGAGACGGAGAGCTGGTGTACAT gttgAGACAGTGCCGTCTGGAGCAGCGGCAGGCGGATGTAGAGTTTGAGCTCAGGTGCCTCTTCAACAAACCAG AGGAAGACTGGAGCTCCGATGACAGACAGCGAGAACATCAGCTCATGTCACACCTACTGTCAATCATCCAGCAGAGGAATGACATCATCAGCAGCCTGGATCTGGACAgacagag GGAAGTGGAGGAGGACATGATGCTGTCTGCTGTGATCCAGAGCACAG ACCTCCTGACACAGACGGACAAAGAATTGGACAGATTCAGCCGGAAATTTAAAGGCCTTCAGATGTTCAAGGCATCCAGCTGTAGGACTAAAAACAGAAGCAGAAAGAAAAACAGCTGA
- the LOC137048258 gene encoding uncharacterized protein — translation MESVGVNLIKTAALGRSFELGMLYDCRKDSLVPGIRPWTIEEPNPFISSRPQINTRFQVTASDSIQDKSELLNIDGGMSLSVLGGLIEVSGAAKYLKDTKKSFIQQRLTLHYHATCEFKELFINHLPSMQNMPDNHNDTATHVVTGVLYGADAYFVFDRKVESDEDKTTVEGELKVAFEKLKGVSVNANVDLKMNDNQKNALKKFTCTFYGDFQLESNPTSFEDAMNIFAELPKLLKENQKLAVPLRVWLYPLDKLNSRASKLHKEINMDLITKIESVIESLNKNEMKCRDLMEDSPAQTFAAFYDKIRKMKENCCTYKLRLVKKLGFLLPNIRGDVMKETALNDLLQENDASPFNASDLTEWLKERERESEIIKSLLRRLKDAGAQVALNVDAVWMGLKNEILVSYTFTSLDWSDVFLSKQTGYLNPSTQGESDSNQKSWLTAEIKKSMKRNLKMFEILINSKDSCKPTKFIVSSKEMENYPGSGIFFYDSECFEAVCFTPPSQPACPIIEEVKGQTVVLKVPPSCPATVELRLLYKPKQDTVWTSEPVLKDQLTVTLTDLRAETEYEIKCAALGKLDYTRDSDVIHLRIIEKKLIMATDLVIENLSFTEDKCSELLKDTRANTFTVFRKKIEDMKRFCQIYRQDFNKRSQSLIRSVQACEEETCALTNLLQAHDESPFNTQDLMEWITGKEKEINTVGAFLQQLLGSGAEVNMSLDTVLSDIKVQNVVCYTFSSLEQPDELLSEQENYMKAQTTWKNPGTTPRTLTWLSGHIREKMRENVIIFKELMTSQDNQSTKFIVSSKKIENHPGSCILLYEHGCDEAVCFTPPSQPARPITEEVKGQTVVLKVPPSCPATVELRLLYKPKQDTIWTSEPVLKDQLTVTLTDLRAETEYEIKCSALGKLNYTRDSDVIRVTTEKSARNRTVTGVTHDNVRIVLLGKAGVGKSATGNTILRREAFKSILTSRSVKEAAEFNRRQITVIDTPGLYDTGVDNVETRKEIMMCISMAAPGPHVFLLVIQLGRFTQEEKDTVKMIHGTFGHESRMYTMVLFTRGDKLRGRSIQDFIEDDDSLKNLLQQCGNRYHVFNNKETEDQTQVSELLEKIDCMVAENGGSFYTNEMFQKVEKNIKERQKIIIKEKEEVIKRIEEELRAKYEAKLEEMKKEKEREGQEMQNELRKREEEFKNREEEIKKETDENVQKEMKRKLEEKQREFEEENKRKEKYLGEQQQQISVKYMEEKQNLQERIQRETREQAEHEYNEKLDRRVAKALKEAEEKYETEKAKALKEAEERHNKEVEEALQDAEKKHKKEVGEALKAAEERHKKEVYVALKFEEKNKAKALKTAEENFKQEKAKVLKEAEEKIKIERAKALKQAEEKYKKEKAEAEAKVPNRVKRAGDWSYYVPYFGGAAGSLVGTFEDITSSILY, via the exons ATGGAATCAGTTGGAGTGAATCTGATCAAAACAGCAGCTCTTGGGAGATCCTTCGAGTTGGGAATGCTGTATGACTGCAGAAAAGATTCATTAGTACCAG GGATCAGACCTTGGACAATAGAGGAGCCGAATCCATTTATTTCTTCTCGGCCCCAAATTAATAcaagattccaagtcacagctTCAGACTCCATTCAGGACAAATCTGAATTGCTAAATATTGATGGTGGGATGAGCCTGAGTGTTTTAGGTGGACTCATCGAGGTTAGTGGAGCAGCAAAATATCTCAAAGACACCAAGAAGTCTTTCATACAGCAGAGACTGACGCTACATTATCATGCAACCTGTGAATTTAAAGAACTGTTTATTAACCATTTGCCTAGCATGCAAAATATGCCTGACAATCATAATGATACAGCTACACATGTAGTGACAGGAGTGCTTTACGGAGCAGATGCCTATTTCGTTTTTGACAGAAAAGTTGAATCAGATGAGGACAAAACCACTGTGGAAGGAGAATTAAAAGTAGCCTTTGAGAAACTGAAGGGTGTTTCAGTGAATGCAAATGTtgatctgaagatgaatgaCAATCAGAAAAATGCACTCAAAAAATTCACTTGTACATTTTATGGCGACTTCCAGCTAGAATCTAATCCAACCTCTTTTGAAGATGCGATGAACATTTTTGCAGAACTTCCAAAATTGCTGAAAGAAAACCAAAAGCTGGCAGTTCCACTGAGAGTTTGGCTTTATCCTCTGGACAAACTTAACTCAAGAGCATCAAAACTTCATAAAGAGATTAACATGGATCTAATCACAAAGATTGAATCAGTGATTGAgagtttaaataaaaatgagatGAAATGTAGGGACCTAATGGAAGACTCTCCTGCTCAGACATTTGCTGCATTTTATGATAAAATACggaaaatgaaagaaaactgCTGCACATACAAGTTGAGACTGGTGAAGAAACTTGGCTTTCTGCTGCCAAACATCCGTGGAGACGTGATGAAGGAAACTGCACTGAATGATCTTCTACAAGAAAATGATGCATCTCCATTCAATGCAAGTGACCTCACAGAATGgctgaaagagagagaaagagagtctGAGATCATTAAGTCACTCCTCAGACGGCTGAAGGATGCTGGTGCACAGGTAGCGCTCAATGTAGATGCCGTCTGGATGGGCCTGAAAAATGAAATTCTTGTGAGTTACACGTTCACATCATTGGACTGGTCAGACGTGTTTCTTTCTAAACAAACTGGCTACCTGAATCCTTCAACTCAAGGTGAATCTGATTCAAATCAAAAGTCTTGGCTCACTGCTGAGATCAAAAAGAGCATGAAGAGAAACTTAAAGATGTTTGAGATCTTAATCAATTCAAAAGACAGCTGTAAACCTACCAAGTTCATTGTGTCCTCAAAGGAAATGGAGAATTATCCTGGTTCCGGCATTTTCTTTTATGATAGTGAATGTTTTGAAGCTGTTTGCTTTACTCCTCCATCACAGCCAGCCTGTCCAATCATTgaagaggtcaaaggtcagacTGTGGTTCTGAAGGTTCCTCCATCATGTCCTGCTACAGTGGAGCTCAGATTACTGTATAAACCGAAGCAGGACACAGTCTGGACATCTGAACCTGTGCTGAAGGATCAACTCACAGTTACTCTGACTGATCTGAGAGCAGAGACGGAGTATGAGATCAAATGTGCAGCGCTGGGGAAACTCGACTACACCAGAGACAGTGACGTGATCCATCTGAGGATCATTGAGAAGAAGCTCATCATGGCAACGGACTTGGTCATTGAAAATCTGAGCTTTACTGAAGACAAGTGCAGTGAGCTTCTGAAAGACACCAGGGCAAACACATTTACTGTATTTCGAAAGAAGATTGAAGATATGAAGCGATTCTGCCAAATCTACAGGCAAGATTTCAACAAGAGAAGCCAATCGCTCATTCGATCAGTTCAAGCCTGTGAAGAAGAGACTTGTGCTTTGACCAATCTTCTACAAGCTCACGATGAGTCTCCGTTTAACACACAGGATCTTATGGAGTGGATCACagggaaagaaaaagaaataaacacaGTTGGGGCGTTTCTTCAACAATTACTGGGGTCTGGGGCTGAAGTGAACATGAGTTTAGACACAGTGCTGTCAGATATTAaggtgcagaatgtggtttgcTACACGTTTAGTTCCCTTGAGCAGCCAGACGAGCTGCTTTCTGAACAAGAGAACTACATGAAAGCTCAAACAACATGGAAGAATCCAGGAACGACTCCTCGAACATTGACGTGGCTCTCTGGACACATCAGGGAGAAAATGAGAGAAAATGTTATCATATTTAAGGAACTGATGACTTCACAGGACAATCAGTCCACTAAATTTATTGTCTCCTCAAAGAAAATTGAGAATCATCCTGGTTCCTGCATTCTCCTGTATGAACATGGATGTGATGAAGCTGTTTGCTTTACTCCCCCATCACAGCCAGCCCGTCCAATCACTgaagaggtcaaaggtcagacTGTGGTTCTGAAGGTTCCTCCATCATGTCCTGCTACAGTGGAGCTCAGATTACTGTATAAACCGAAGCAGGACACAATCTGGACATCTGAACCTGTGCTGAAGGATCAACTCACAGTTACTCTGACTGATCTGAGAGCAGAGACGGAGTATGAGATCAAATGTTCAGCGCTGGGGAAACTCAACTACACCAGAGACAGTGACGTGATCAGAGTCACCACAGAG aAAAGTGCAAGGAACAGAACAGTTACTG GTGTAACACATGATAATGTGAGGATTGTGCTGCTGGGAAAGGCGGGGGTTGGAAAAAGTGCAACGGGAAACACCATACTGAGACGAGAAGCTTTTAAATCAATCCTGACTTCACGCTCTGTGAAAGAAGCAGCTGAGTTCAACAGAAGACAGATCACTGTCATAGACACTCCAGGCCTGTATGATACTGGAGTTGACAATGTTGAGACCAGGAAGGAGATTATGATGTGCATCTCAATGGCGGCACCTGGACCACATGTGTTTCTGCTGGTGATTCAACTGGGACGGTTCACTCAAGAGGAGAAAGACACAGTGAAGATGATCCACGGGACTTTTGGTCATGAGTCCAGAATGTACACCATGGTGCTGTTCACCAGGGGAGATAAACTGAGAGGAAGAAGTATTCAAgattttattgaagatgatgaCAGTTTAAAGAACCTCCTCCAGCAGTGCGGAAACAGATACCATGTGTTCAATAACAAGGAGACTGAAGATCAGACGCAGGTTTCTGAGCTGCTGGAGAAGATTGACTGTATGGTGGCAGAAAATGGAGGGAGTTTCTACACCAATGAGATGTTCCAGAAGGTGGAGAAGAACATCAAAGAGagacaaaagataataataaaggAAAAAGAAGAAGTGATCAAGAGAATAGAAGAAGAGCTGAGAGCcaaatatgaagcaaaactagaagaaatgaagaaagaaaaagagagagaaggaCAAGAGATGCAGAATGAACTGAGAAAAAGAGAAGAGGAGTTTAAAAATAGAGAGGAAGAGATCAAGAAAGAAACAGATGAGAATGTACAAAAAGAGATGAAGAGAAAACTGGAGGAGAAACAGAGAGAATTTGAAGAGGagaataaaagaaaagaaaaatatctaggtgaacaacaacaacagatcTCTGTAAAATACatggaagaaaaacaaaacctACAGGAAAGAATTCAAAGAGAAACAAGAGAACAAGCAGAGCATGAATATAATGAAAAACTTGACAGACGAGTGGCTAAAGCTTTAAAAGAAGctgaagaaaaatatgaaacagAAAAGGCTAAAGCTTTAAAAGAAGCTGAAGAACGACACAACAAAGAAGTGGAGGAAGCTTTACAagatgcagaaaaaaaacacaagaaaGAAGTGGGTGAAGCTTTAAAAGCTGCTGAAGAAAGACACAAGAAAGAAGTGTATGTAGCCTTAAAATTTGAGGAAAAAAACAAGGCTAAAGCTTTAAAAACAGCCGAAGAAAATTTCAAGCAGGAAAAGGCTAAAGTTTTAAAAGAAGctgaagaaaaaataaaaatagaacgAGCTAAAGCTTTAAAACAAGCTGAAGAAAAATACAAGAAAGAAAAGGCTGAAGCGGAAGCAAAAGTGCCAAACAGAGTAAAACGAGCTGGTGACTGGAGTTACTATGTTCCTTATTTTGGAGGAGCTGCTGGAAGTTTAGTTGGTACTTTTGAAGACATCACAAGCTCAATTCTGTATTGA